The following are from one region of the Vitis riparia cultivar Riparia Gloire de Montpellier isolate 1030 chromosome 14, EGFV_Vit.rip_1.0, whole genome shotgun sequence genome:
- the LOC117930028 gene encoding receptor-like protein EIX2, whose product MKGRELIYQNTLYLVNSIDLSDNNLSGKLPELRNLSRLGTLNLSINHLTGNIPEDIGSLSQLETLDLSRNQLSGPIPPSMVSLTSLNHLNLSYNKLSGKIPTSNQFQTFNDPSIYKNNLVLCGEPLPMKCPGDDEATTSGVDNEDHDDEHEDEFEMKWFYVSMGPGFVVGFWGVFGPLIINRSWRRAYFRFLDEMKDRVMVVITRLQKKCKWERRQHGT is encoded by the coding sequence ATGAAAGGAAGAGAACTCATATATCAGAATACTCTGTATCTTGTGAATAGCATAGATCTTTCAGACAATAATTTATCAGGAAAGTTGCCTGAACTAAGAAATCTTTCAAGACTAGGCACCCTAAACTTGTCCATAAACCATTTGACAGGAAATATACCAGAGGACATTGGGAGCTTAAGTCAATTAGAAACTCTGGACCTCTCAAGAAACCAGCTCTCTGGCCCGATTCCACCAAGCATGGTTTCTCTGACTTCCTTGAATCACTTGAACCTATCATACAACAAACTATCTGGTAAAATTCCAACAAGCAACCAGTTCCAAACCTTCAATGACCCATCCATATACAAGAATAACCTTGTACTCTGCGGGGAGCCTCTGCCAATGAAGTGCCCAGGCGATGATGAAGCTACTACTTCCGGGGTGGATAATGAAGACCATGATGATGAACATGAAGATGAGTTTGAAATGAAGTGGTTCTACGTCAGCATGGGGCCTGGGTTTGTGGTGGGATTTTGGGGAGTTTTTGGCCCTTTGATAATAAATAGGTCTTGGAGGCGAGCCTACTTCCGGTTCCTGGATGAGATGAAAGATAGAGTGATGGTGGTTATCACACGTCTGCAAAAGAAATGCAAATGGGAAAGAAGACAACATGGAACTTGA